The Citrifermentans bemidjiense Bem genome window below encodes:
- a CDS encoding precorrin-2 dehydrogenase/sirohydrochlorin ferrochelatase family protein gives MRYYPINVDLHGQSVLIVGGGKVAARKAKRLLAAGARLTVVAPVLVPALAELAEQGTLRHLERGYRHGDLAGAMLAFAATDDPQLNREVAAEAKERGILADVVDAPAQGAFTTPAVLEQGDLLITVSTGGASPALSRQIVTMIEPLFGPEYAEAVSLLGTVREKLLTEKVRNAYNDPVFAELAALNLPALIKNGQRDVIDQILLKLSATGARPGPDGADKKEPS, from the coding sequence TTGCGCTACTACCCGATAAATGTAGACCTGCATGGCCAGAGCGTGCTGATCGTGGGGGGCGGGAAGGTCGCGGCCAGAAAGGCGAAGCGGCTTTTAGCCGCCGGCGCCCGACTCACCGTGGTCGCGCCAGTACTCGTTCCGGCGCTTGCGGAGCTTGCCGAGCAGGGGACGCTGCGGCACCTGGAAAGAGGGTATCGTCACGGCGACCTGGCCGGGGCAATGCTCGCCTTCGCCGCCACCGACGATCCGCAGTTGAACCGGGAGGTTGCAGCCGAGGCGAAGGAGCGCGGCATCCTGGCCGATGTGGTGGACGCGCCGGCTCAAGGAGCTTTCACCACCCCCGCCGTACTGGAACAGGGGGACCTTCTGATCACCGTGTCTACAGGTGGTGCCAGCCCGGCGCTGTCACGGCAGATCGTAACCATGATCGAGCCCCTTTTCGGTCCTGAATATGCCGAAGCTGTATCGCTTTTAGGTACTGTCCGTGAAAAGCTATTGACTGAAAAGGTGCGGAACGCATACAATGACCCGGTTTTTGCCGAACTGGCAGCGCTCAATCTTCCCGCGCTGATCAAAAACGGGCAGAGAGATGTAATAGACCAGATACTCCTGAAGCTCTCCGCTACCGGGGCTCGACCTGGCCCGGATGGGGCTGATAAAAAGGAACCGTCATGA
- a CDS encoding lipoate--protein ligase family protein produces MFTWRLIDTGPLEGPANMALDEALLNCFDKDRSQPLLRLYGWDPPALSVGRFQDAAAALKLDLCREEEVPVVRRMTGGGIIYHAQELTYSIVCAPGHIGGAAGVKDGFRRLCAFLMGTYQKLGLEASFAADLNPDGERLGARTTFCFAGKEEFDIVVRGRKIGGNAQRRVNGAILQHGSIPLVSRVQHGLRYLKEPAPGAAGAVSLAELGIAVEASQLKRTLVESFQERLGVSLRPHPPTEAELGAAALLETRKYRNANWNLEGRT; encoded by the coding sequence ATGTTTACCTGGCGTTTGATCGACACCGGCCCTCTCGAAGGCCCCGCCAATATGGCCCTGGACGAGGCGCTGCTCAACTGCTTCGACAAGGACCGCTCGCAGCCGCTGCTTCGGCTCTACGGCTGGGATCCCCCTGCGCTCTCCGTGGGGCGATTCCAGGATGCCGCGGCCGCGTTGAAGCTCGATCTCTGCCGGGAGGAAGAGGTCCCGGTGGTGCGCCGCATGACCGGCGGCGGGATCATCTATCACGCCCAGGAGCTGACCTACAGCATCGTTTGCGCCCCCGGACACATTGGCGGCGCGGCGGGAGTGAAGGACGGCTTCCGCAGGTTGTGCGCCTTTTTGATGGGGACCTACCAGAAACTCGGGCTCGAAGCCAGCTTCGCCGCGGACCTGAATCCGGACGGGGAACGCCTGGGCGCGCGCACCACCTTCTGCTTCGCCGGCAAGGAAGAGTTCGACATCGTGGTGCGTGGCCGCAAGATCGGCGGCAACGCCCAGCGCCGGGTGAACGGCGCCATCCTGCAGCACGGTTCCATTCCGCTGGTGAGCCGGGTGCAACACGGGCTCCGCTACCTGAAAGAACCCGCCCCTGGAGCTGCAGGTGCGGTGAGCCTCGCCGAGCTCGGCATTGCCGTCGAGGCCTCCCAGTTGAAGCGGACGCTGGTGGAATCGTTCCAGGAGCGCCTGGGGGTGTCCCTCAGACCGCACCCCCCAACCGAGGCGGAACTTGGCGCCGCGGCGTTGCTGGAAACCCGGAAGTATAGAAACGCCAACTGGAACCTCGAGGGGCGGACTTAG
- the trxA gene encoding thioredoxin, with protein sequence MASENVHTFTDDNFEKEVLQSNIPVLVDFWATWCAPCKAIAPLIDTIASEYDGRIKVGKVNVDDNPGTPAKYGVRGIPTVILLKDGKVVDQVVGAIPKAQLEALIKKAL encoded by the coding sequence ATGGCCAGCGAAAACGTACACACCTTTACCGACGACAACTTTGAGAAGGAAGTACTCCAGTCCAACATCCCGGTGCTGGTTGACTTCTGGGCCACCTGGTGCGCCCCCTGCAAAGCGATCGCTCCCCTCATCGATACCATAGCGTCGGAGTACGACGGACGCATAAAAGTAGGCAAGGTAAACGTCGACGACAACCCGGGTACTCCGGCAAAATACGGGGTGCGCGGCATCCCCACGGTCATCCTGCTGAAGGACGGTAAAGTCGTGGACCAAGTGGTCGGCGCGATACCCAAAGCACAGCTGGAGGCCCTGATCAAGAAGGCGCTCTAA
- the hemC gene encoding hydroxymethylbilane synthase, translating to MALKELRIGTRASQLALWQANWVKSELEKRYPDMTVTLTKIKTIGDKILDVPLAQVGGKGLFVKEIEEAMLRGEIDIAVHSMKDVPTEFPEGLGLYCITEREDPRDAVISNGVKFADLPQGARIGTSALRRQAQLLKVRPDLEMVIIRGNVQTRMDKLKTEGLDAVILAAAGLNRLGFADQITEMLPTDLSLPAIGQGALGIECNLSNQDVKDAISFFNSPDTSRAVRAERALLWRCEGGCQVPIAAFGEVTGDQLKLTGFIASVDGKVSVKGVVTGPADDCEKLGVKLAEQLLSEGGHAILAEVYQREVSREKEIPV from the coding sequence ATGGCGCTGAAAGAGCTGAGAATAGGTACCCGCGCGAGCCAGCTCGCACTCTGGCAGGCAAACTGGGTCAAATCCGAGCTGGAAAAACGCTACCCGGACATGACCGTCACCCTCACCAAGATCAAGACCATCGGGGACAAGATCCTCGACGTGCCCCTGGCTCAGGTGGGCGGCAAGGGCCTGTTCGTGAAGGAGATCGAGGAGGCGATGCTGCGCGGCGAGATCGACATCGCGGTGCACAGCATGAAGGACGTGCCGACCGAATTCCCCGAGGGTCTGGGCCTTTACTGCATCACCGAGCGCGAAGATCCGCGCGATGCGGTCATCTCCAACGGCGTCAAGTTCGCCGACCTGCCGCAGGGCGCGCGTATCGGCACCTCTGCGCTCAGGCGTCAGGCGCAGCTCCTCAAGGTGCGTCCCGACCTCGAGATGGTCATCATTCGCGGCAACGTGCAGACACGCATGGACAAGCTTAAGACCGAAGGGCTTGACGCCGTCATCCTCGCCGCGGCCGGCCTGAACCGCCTGGGCTTTGCCGATCAGATCACCGAGATGCTCCCGACCGATCTCTCCCTCCCCGCCATCGGCCAGGGCGCGCTGGGCATCGAGTGCAACCTTTCCAACCAGGATGTGAAGGACGCCATCTCCTTCTTCAACTCTCCGGACACCAGCCGCGCCGTTCGTGCCGAGCGCGCTCTGCTGTGGCGCTGCGAGGGTGGCTGCCAGGTTCCCATCGCCGCCTTCGGCGAAGTGACCGGCGACCAGCTGAAGCTGACCGGTTTCATCGCCTCCGTCGACGGCAAGGTTTCCGTCAAGGGAGTCGTGACTGGTCCTGCCGACGACTGCGAGAAGCTTGGTGTGAAGCTCGCCGAGCAGCTCCTTTCCGAAGGTGGCCACGCCATCCTCGCCGAGGTATACCAGCGTGAAGTCTCCCGGGAGAAGGAAATCCCGGTATAA
- a CDS encoding aldo/keto reductase: protein MQKRILGKSGLEVSALGLGCMGMSFSYGPPKDKQEMIALLHAAVERGITFFDTAEVYGPYINEELVGEALSPLRDKVVIATKFGFDINPDKDPRGMKGAPALNSRPQHIKEVAEASLKRLRIDAIDLFYQHRVDPDVPIEEVAGAVKELIQEGKVKHFGLSEAGVQTIRRAHAVQPVAALQSEYSLWWRRPEEEVLPTLEELGIGFVPYSPLGKGFLTGKIDASTTFDSTDFRTTLPRFTPEARQANQALVDLIGQIAARKQATPAQIALAWLLAQKPWIVPIPGTTKLERLEENIGAVKLELSPGDLAEIGSAASKIQVEGARYPERLEELTGR from the coding sequence ATGCAAAAGCGAATACTGGGGAAAAGCGGCCTGGAGGTTTCAGCTCTTGGCCTGGGATGCATGGGAATGAGTTTTTCTTACGGGCCGCCCAAGGACAAGCAGGAGATGATCGCGCTGCTCCATGCGGCGGTGGAGCGGGGGATAACCTTCTTCGACACGGCGGAGGTGTACGGGCCGTACATCAACGAGGAGCTGGTCGGCGAGGCGCTCTCGCCCCTGCGCGACAAGGTGGTGATCGCCACCAAGTTCGGCTTCGATATCAATCCCGATAAGGACCCAAGGGGGATGAAGGGGGCACCGGCCTTGAACAGCCGGCCGCAACACATCAAGGAGGTCGCCGAAGCGTCGCTCAAGCGCCTCAGAATCGATGCCATAGACCTCTTCTACCAGCACCGCGTCGACCCTGATGTGCCGATCGAAGAGGTGGCGGGAGCGGTGAAGGAGCTGATCCAGGAAGGAAAGGTGAAGCATTTCGGCCTCTCCGAAGCCGGGGTCCAGACCATACGCCGCGCTCACGCCGTTCAGCCGGTCGCCGCCTTGCAGAGCGAGTATTCGCTTTGGTGGAGGCGCCCTGAGGAGGAGGTGCTGCCGACCCTCGAAGAGCTGGGGATCGGGTTCGTCCCCTACAGCCCGCTCGGCAAGGGGTTCCTTACCGGAAAGATCGATGCGTCCACCACCTTCGACAGCACCGACTTCCGCACCACCCTACCCCGCTTCACGCCTGAGGCGAGGCAGGCAAACCAGGCCCTGGTCGACCTCATCGGGCAGATCGCGGCGCGCAAGCAGGCGACTCCGGCGCAGATTGCCTTAGCCTGGCTCCTGGCGCAGAAGCCGTGGATCGTCCCCATCCCGGGAACGACGAAACTGGAGCGCCTGGAGGAGAACATCGGCGCAGTGAAACTGGAACTGAGCCCCGGCGACCTCGCCGAAATCGGCAGCGCCGCCTCCAAGATCCAGGTGGAGGGTGCCCGTTACCCGGAAAGGCTGGAAGAATTGACCGGCCGTTAA
- a CDS encoding TlpA disulfide reductase family protein, which produces MKRQIPSKKFAAKIIPLALAGLLLSTQPAAAILQKGEAAPPIKLVTTSGQPITLNNYKGYVLVMDFFATWCIPCKESIPHMNALRQKYGKQGLQVLGVSVDEGSDREVRSFIGEKRISYPVAIAGEEMQTDYGLRSIPTVYVINKRGVVAEKFQGFSDQTAKAMEDTIKRLLAE; this is translated from the coding sequence ATGAAAAGGCAGATCCCGTCTAAGAAGTTTGCAGCAAAAATTATCCCCTTAGCGCTTGCCGGCCTGCTGCTATCCACGCAGCCGGCAGCCGCCATCCTGCAAAAAGGGGAGGCGGCGCCTCCCATCAAGCTGGTGACAACCTCCGGGCAACCGATCACGCTCAACAACTACAAGGGATACGTGCTGGTGATGGATTTCTTCGCCACTTGGTGCATTCCCTGTAAAGAGTCGATCCCCCACATGAACGCGCTGAGGCAGAAGTACGGCAAGCAGGGGTTGCAGGTCCTGGGCGTCAGTGTGGATGAGGGGAGCGACCGCGAGGTAAGATCCTTCATCGGTGAAAAGAGGATCAGCTACCCGGTGGCGATCGCAGGGGAGGAAATGCAGACCGACTACGGGCTCCGCTCCATTCCGACGGTGTACGTAATCAACAAGAGAGGGGTCGTAGCCGAGAAGTTCCAAGGCTTTTCCGACCAGACGGCGAAAGCGATGGAAGATACCATCAAGAGGCTTCTCGCCGAGTAA
- the hemA gene encoding glutamyl-tRNA reductase encodes MNIIVVGLSHKTAAVEIREKVAFAPTQMEKPLQAVVALPDITEAVIVSTCNRVEIYATTRDVAGGMARIKRFLADYHNVPLELLEKHLYSYHGEDATRHVFRVASSLDSMVVGEPQILGQIKTSYGYAAEYKSSGIILNRFLHKAFSVAKRVRTETKIASSAVSVAFAAVELAKKIFGELSDKTVLLIGAGEMCELAAKHFINTGVRGVMVTNRTYERAEKLAEEFDAKPVHFEALMETLPKADIILSSTGAPHFIIHEKDMEEVLRRRKHKPMFFIDIAVPRDIDPKVNNVENCYLYTVDDLNGVVATNLEQRKVEAAKAEAIVEQEIGQFFKWLSSLEVTPTIVALRTHFDEIRKAELSKTISGWKDLPPGAEKKLDALTNAIMNKLLHQPTSVLKRIDQGNRNDLYVDALRNLFDLEVGGESQDNMMELED; translated from the coding sequence ATGAATATTATTGTGGTTGGGCTGTCGCACAAAACTGCCGCAGTTGAAATAAGGGAAAAAGTAGCCTTCGCCCCGACCCAGATGGAAAAACCGCTCCAGGCTGTCGTGGCGCTGCCCGACATCACCGAGGCGGTCATCGTCTCCACCTGCAACAGGGTCGAGATCTACGCCACCACGCGCGACGTCGCTGGGGGGATGGCGAGGATCAAGCGTTTCCTGGCGGATTACCACAACGTCCCCCTGGAGTTGCTGGAGAAGCACCTCTACAGCTACCACGGCGAGGACGCCACCCGTCACGTCTTCCGGGTCGCCTCCAGCCTCGATTCCATGGTGGTCGGCGAGCCGCAGATACTCGGGCAGATCAAGACCTCCTACGGTTACGCCGCCGAGTACAAGAGCTCCGGCATCATCCTGAACCGCTTCCTGCACAAGGCCTTCTCCGTTGCCAAGAGGGTCCGCACCGAGACCAAAATCGCCTCCTCCGCCGTATCGGTCGCCTTTGCAGCCGTCGAGTTGGCCAAGAAAATCTTCGGGGAACTCTCCGACAAGACCGTCCTTCTGATCGGCGCCGGCGAGATGTGCGAGCTTGCCGCCAAGCACTTCATCAACACCGGCGTGCGCGGCGTCATGGTCACCAACCGCACCTACGAGCGCGCCGAAAAGCTGGCCGAGGAATTCGACGCGAAGCCGGTTCATTTCGAGGCGTTGATGGAGACCCTTCCCAAGGCCGACATCATCCTCTCCTCCACCGGCGCGCCGCACTTCATCATCCACGAAAAGGATATGGAGGAAGTGCTGCGCCGCCGCAAGCACAAGCCCATGTTCTTCATCGACATCGCCGTGCCGCGCGACATCGACCCCAAGGTCAACAACGTGGAGAACTGTTATCTCTACACCGTCGACGATCTGAACGGCGTCGTCGCCACCAACCTGGAACAGCGCAAGGTCGAGGCGGCCAAGGCCGAGGCCATCGTCGAGCAGGAGATCGGGCAGTTCTTCAAGTGGCTCTCCTCGCTGGAGGTCACCCCGACCATCGTGGCGCTCAGGACCCACTTCGACGAGATCCGCAAGGCCGAGCTCTCCAAGACCATCTCCGGGTGGAAGGACCTTCCCCCCGGCGCCGAGAAGAAGCTCGATGCGCTCACCAACGCCATCATGAACAAGCTGTTGCACCAGCCCACCAGCGTGCTGAAGAGGATCGACCAGGGAAACCGCAACGACCTCTATGTCGACGCGCTGAGGAACCTATTCGACCTCGAAGTCGGGGGGGAGTCGCAGGACAACATGATGGAACTGGAAGACTGA
- the gcvPB gene encoding aminomethyl-transferring glycine dehydrogenase subunit GcvPB has protein sequence MQLIFEKSVPGRNGVRVPLSDVPKASPFPDALRRKEPVLLPEVSELDLVRHYTNLSRRNFSVDTNFYPLGSCTMKYNTKVTENAGGLFAGCHPFLPLLPGGERLVQGPLSLVHGLEQQLAEITGMDEVTTQPLAGAHGEMTGIMVIAAYHKARGDKKRKYVIVPDSSHGTNPASAAMAGYEIVTIPTAPYGDMDLEQFKNAMNDEVAAVMMTCPNTLGLFNPHIAEICAIAHQAGALTYYDGANLNAILGKVRPGDVGFDVIHVNLHKTFSTPHGGGGPGSGPVGVKKGLIPYLPTPRVQRKGDGSFAVEAHPEGIGRVSDFFGNFAIMARAYAYITLLGREGLIEVSEHAVLNANYIMARLKGEYELPFDQTCMHECVFSASRQLQDGVHAIDIAKYLIDRGFHPPTVYFPLNVKEAIMIEPTETESKQTMDLFIDVMLEAARIAREDPEALHRAPVTTPVGRLDETRAARAQQVCCE, from the coding sequence ATGCAGCTGATATTCGAAAAATCGGTGCCGGGACGCAACGGGGTGCGGGTTCCCCTCTCCGACGTCCCGAAGGCGTCCCCCTTCCCCGATGCGCTTCGGCGCAAGGAGCCGGTCCTCCTGCCGGAGGTGAGCGAACTGGACCTGGTGCGGCATTACACCAACCTTTCCCGGAGGAACTTCTCCGTGGACACCAACTTCTATCCCCTGGGCTCCTGCACCATGAAGTACAACACCAAGGTGACCGAGAACGCGGGGGGGCTCTTCGCCGGATGCCACCCGTTCCTGCCGCTGCTTCCCGGCGGCGAGCGGTTGGTGCAGGGACCGCTCTCGCTCGTCCACGGCCTGGAGCAGCAATTGGCCGAGATCACCGGCATGGACGAGGTGACCACCCAGCCCCTGGCGGGTGCGCACGGCGAGATGACCGGAATCATGGTGATAGCCGCCTACCACAAGGCGCGCGGAGACAAAAAGCGCAAGTACGTCATCGTTCCCGACTCCTCGCATGGGACCAACCCGGCCAGCGCCGCTATGGCGGGGTACGAGATCGTCACCATACCGACCGCTCCCTACGGCGACATGGACCTGGAGCAGTTCAAGAATGCGATGAACGACGAGGTTGCTGCGGTGATGATGACCTGCCCCAACACCCTGGGGCTCTTCAACCCGCACATAGCCGAGATCTGCGCCATAGCCCATCAGGCGGGCGCGCTCACCTATTACGACGGGGCCAACCTGAACGCGATCCTGGGGAAGGTGCGCCCGGGCGACGTCGGCTTCGACGTCATCCACGTCAACCTGCACAAGACCTTCAGCACTCCGCACGGCGGGGGAGGGCCGGGGAGCGGCCCGGTCGGGGTGAAGAAGGGGCTGATCCCCTACCTCCCCACCCCCCGCGTGCAGCGTAAAGGGGACGGGAGCTTCGCCGTCGAGGCGCATCCCGAGGGAATCGGGAGGGTTTCCGACTTCTTCGGCAACTTCGCCATCATGGCGCGCGCCTACGCCTACATCACGCTTTTGGGGCGCGAGGGGCTGATCGAGGTGAGCGAACACGCGGTCTTGAACGCCAACTACATCATGGCTCGGCTCAAAGGAGAGTACGAGCTTCCCTTCGACCAGACCTGCATGCACGAGTGCGTCTTTTCGGCGAGCCGGCAACTGCAGGACGGGGTACACGCCATCGACATCGCCAAGTACCTGATCGACCGCGGCTTCCATCCCCCGACTGTCTATTTCCCCTTGAACGTCAAGGAGGCGATCATGATCGAGCCGACCGAGACGGAGAGTAAGCAGACCATGGACCTCTTCATCGACGTGATGCTGGAGGCGGCGAGGATAGCCAGGGAGGACCCGGAGGCCCTGCATCGGGCGCCGGTCACGACCCCGGTCGGGCGGTTGGACGAGACCCGGGCGGCAAGGGCGCAGCAGGTCTGCTGCGAATAA
- the ccsB gene encoding c-type cytochrome biogenesis protein CcsB — protein sequence MNALLFNSTLVIYAVATVIYLAYLVKPKQSLGRAGFWLTVAGFVVHLGFTLNRFLEAGHTPITNLHESLSFFSMATVGIFIMFERRYKASILGSFVMPLALLILAISATFSAVIPPLNPALKSKWLAIHTIMAFLGYAAFAISFGVSVMYLIQSHFLKKRRLGPMFQKLPPLDMLDDISYRCLTFGFPLLTFAIISGAIWAETAWGTYWSWDPKETWSLITWFIYAALLHGRLTTGWRGRKAAMLSIFGFVIMLFTFLGVNLLLSGLHSYK from the coding sequence ATGAATGCCTTGCTTTTCAACAGCACCCTGGTCATCTACGCAGTAGCCACCGTCATCTACCTTGCCTACCTGGTCAAGCCCAAGCAATCCCTCGGACGCGCCGGTTTCTGGCTGACCGTGGCAGGCTTCGTTGTGCATTTAGGCTTCACGCTGAACCGCTTCCTCGAAGCGGGGCACACCCCGATCACCAATCTCCACGAATCGCTTTCCTTCTTCAGCATGGCCACGGTCGGCATCTTCATTATGTTCGAGAGGCGCTACAAGGCGTCCATCCTCGGCTCGTTCGTCATGCCGCTGGCGCTTTTGATCCTGGCGATCTCGGCGACCTTCTCGGCCGTCATCCCGCCGCTGAACCCCGCGCTCAAGAGCAAGTGGCTCGCCATCCATACCATCATGGCCTTCCTCGGGTACGCGGCCTTCGCCATCTCCTTCGGCGTCAGCGTCATGTACCTGATCCAGTCGCACTTCCTGAAGAAGCGCCGGCTCGGGCCGATGTTCCAGAAGCTGCCGCCGCTCGACATGCTGGACGACATCAGCTACCGCTGCCTTACCTTCGGCTTCCCGCTGCTGACCTTCGCCATCATCTCCGGCGCCATCTGGGCCGAAACCGCGTGGGGCACCTACTGGAGCTGGGACCCCAAGGAAACCTGGTCGCTCATCACCTGGTTCATCTACGCGGCGCTTCTCCACGGCCGGCTCACTACCGGCTGGCGCGGCAGGAAAGCTGCCATGCTTTCCATTTTCGGATTTGTCATCATGCTCTTCACCTTCCTCGGCGTGAATCTTCTCCTGTCGGGGCTGCACAGCTACAAGTAA
- a CDS encoding NAD(P)-dependent alcohol dehydrogenase, translating to MPNAKAYSAASATSPLASTTISRREPTERDVQIEILFCGICHSDLHSVRNEWSSVMPTVYPIVPGHEIVGRVTKVGSAVTNFKPGDLAGVGCLVDSDQSCPHCHENLEQLCPNQVLTYNSPDRHLGGVTYGGYSESIVVDEHFVLHVPGNLELAGVAPLLCAGITTYSPIHRWGDIKGKKVGIVGLGGLGHMGVKFAHAFGAHVVVFTTSPGKKEDALRLGADEVIISTSAEEMKKHAGSFHFILDTIAADHDINAYLGMLTHDGNLTLVGAPETPLAVSAFALLFGRRSLSGSIIGGIKETQEMLDFCGAHNITSDVEVIPIQRVNEAYERLLKSDVKYRFSIDMASLKAE from the coding sequence ATGCCCAACGCCAAAGCCTACTCCGCTGCCAGCGCCACTTCGCCGCTGGCTTCCACCACCATATCCCGCCGCGAACCAACCGAGCGCGACGTGCAGATCGAGATCCTTTTTTGCGGCATCTGCCACTCCGACCTGCACTCCGTGCGTAACGAGTGGAGCAGCGTCATGCCCACGGTGTACCCCATCGTCCCCGGCCACGAAATAGTGGGACGCGTCACCAAGGTCGGGTCCGCGGTCACCAATTTCAAGCCGGGCGACCTGGCCGGGGTCGGCTGCCTGGTCGATTCGGACCAAAGCTGCCCCCATTGCCACGAGAATCTGGAACAGTTATGCCCGAACCAGGTATTGACCTACAACTCGCCCGACAGACACCTTGGGGGTGTTACCTACGGCGGCTACTCCGAGAGCATCGTGGTGGACGAGCACTTCGTACTGCACGTCCCCGGCAATTTGGAGCTCGCCGGTGTCGCGCCCTTGCTCTGCGCTGGGATCACGACATACTCCCCGATACACCGCTGGGGGGACATCAAAGGCAAAAAGGTCGGCATCGTCGGCCTGGGCGGCCTGGGTCACATGGGGGTGAAGTTCGCCCACGCCTTCGGAGCCCATGTAGTCGTCTTCACCACCTCCCCCGGGAAGAAAGAAGATGCGTTGCGCCTGGGGGCAGACGAGGTGATCATCTCCACGAGCGCCGAAGAAATGAAAAAACATGCAGGGAGCTTCCATTTCATCCTCGACACCATAGCCGCCGACCATGACATCAACGCCTACCTGGGCATGCTCACCCACGACGGCAACCTAACCCTCGTGGGTGCGCCGGAGACGCCTCTCGCCGTCTCCGCCTTCGCTCTTTTGTTCGGTCGCCGCAGCCTCTCCGGCTCCATCATCGGCGGCATCAAAGAGACCCAGGAGATGCTCGACTTCTGCGGCGCGCACAACATCACCAGCGACGTGGAGGTGATCCCCATCCAGAGGGTAAACGAGGCCTACGAGCGGCTGCTCAAGTCCGATGTGAAGTACCGCTTCTCCATCGACATGGCGTCGCTCAAGGCAGAATAA
- the lipA gene encoding lipoyl synthase, with product MDPIRKPAWLQKKIIPAAHAEMEGLLKELRLNTVCQQARCPNITECFGKRQATFLILGRICTRLCSFCSVSKETPLPLEPGEAASVAEAVKRLGLSHVVITSPTRDDLPDGGASVYAETVARIRSVSPATKVELLIPDFRGDWAALAAVVESAPDILGHNLETVPRLYSIRSGADYRRSLDLLAQARRMAPGLNTKSGLMLGLGEEEAELFAVMEDLLKAGCGYLSLGQYLAPSRMHHPVQRYVEPELFERYKERALTMGFEHVESAPYVRSSYHAENYLESKFPPPEGEG from the coding sequence ATGGATCCGATCAGAAAACCTGCTTGGCTGCAAAAGAAGATCATCCCCGCGGCCCATGCGGAGATGGAGGGGCTTTTAAAGGAGCTGCGCCTGAACACGGTGTGCCAGCAGGCGCGCTGCCCCAACATCACCGAATGCTTCGGAAAGCGCCAGGCGACCTTCCTCATCCTCGGGCGCATCTGCACGCGTCTCTGCTCATTTTGTTCCGTCTCCAAGGAGACCCCGCTTCCCTTGGAACCGGGGGAAGCGGCTTCGGTCGCTGAAGCGGTCAAGCGGCTGGGGCTCTCCCACGTGGTTATTACCAGCCCCACCCGCGACGATCTTCCCGACGGCGGCGCCTCCGTCTATGCCGAAACCGTGGCGCGGATCCGGAGCGTTTCCCCTGCGACGAAGGTCGAGCTGCTGATCCCCGACTTCCGTGGTGATTGGGCCGCCCTGGCCGCCGTGGTCGAGAGCGCGCCCGACATCCTGGGGCATAACCTGGAGACGGTGCCGCGGCTTTACTCCATCCGCAGCGGCGCGGACTACAGAAGGTCTCTGGATTTGCTGGCACAGGCGCGCCGGATGGCCCCCGGCCTCAACACCAAGTCCGGCCTCATGCTGGGCCTCGGGGAAGAGGAAGCGGAACTGTTCGCCGTTATGGAAGACCTGCTGAAGGCGGGATGCGGGTACCTGAGCCTGGGGCAATATCTTGCGCCCAGCCGGATGCATCACCCGGTGCAGCGGTACGTCGAGCCCGAACTGTTCGAACGTTACAAGGAGAGGGCGCTGACGATGGGATTCGAGCACGTCGAGAGCGCCCCCTACGTTAGAAGCAGCTACCACGCGGAGAATTATCTGGAGTCCAAGTTCCCGCCCCCGGAGGGGGAGGGTTAG